The following coding sequences lie in one Primulina huaijiensis isolate GDHJ02 chromosome 2, ASM1229523v2, whole genome shotgun sequence genomic window:
- the LOC140971833 gene encoding subtilisin-like protease SBT1.8 — MGLNSGIFSRGICFCATFFIFHTFLVSVLAKKTYIVRVKHHQKPVSYSTHSEWYADHLSSFSPESLLYTYDAAYHGFAAVLDLEEVESLRRLDSVIGVYEDRIYSLHTTRTPEFLGLDAQLSPWTGHGLQELNRALQDVVVGVLDTGVWPESKSFNDVDMPDVPSRWRGECESTHDFNPKIHCNKKLIGARFFSKGYTQMVSSLKMKDLQSPRDFDGHGTHTASTAAGSEVANASLFGYARGKARGMATHARLATYKVCWKTGCLGSDILAGMDRAIRDGVDVLSLSLGGGSETYARDTIAIGAFSAMERGIFVSCSAGNSGPAKSSLTNVAPWIMTVGAGSIDRDFPAFATLGNGKKYTGVSLYSGKDMGKEVVELVYNKGKNSSNNLCLAGSLDPTIVRGKVVLCDRGINARVEKGAVVRDAGGVGMILANTAESGEELVADSHLLPTVAVGRKVGDKIRQYVKTQKNPKALLGFGGTVVNVKPSPVVAAFSSRGPNTITPQILKPDIIGPGVNVLAAWSEAVGPTGLELDTRKSRFNIISGTSMSCPHISGLAALLKAAHPNWSPSAIKSALMTTAYVLDTTNSPLRDAADYSLSTPFAHGSGHVDPQRALYPGLVYDATPQDYITFLCSLNYTVGMIETISKRPNVTCDRRFHDPGQLNYPSFSVLFGKSRVVRYSRELTNVGAAGSVYKVSVETPSNVAVIVKPSSLLFKMVGDKRRFTATFVLKKGTNGSSGNGFGSITWSNAQHQVKSPVSFSWVRV; from the exons ATGGGATTGAACTCCGGGATTTTCTCCCGTGGGATCTGCTTTTGTGCCACCTTTTTTATTTTCCACACCTTTTTGGTTTCGGTACTAGCCAAGAAAACCTACATTGTTCGTGTTAAGCACCACCAAAAACCCGTTTCTTATTCGACCCATAGTGAATGGTACGCCGACCATTTGAGTTCCTTTTCCCCAGAGTCTCTTCTGTATACCTATGACGCCGCTTATCATGGCTTCGCCGCCGTGCTTGATCTGGAGGAGGTAGAGTCCCTCCGAAGATTGGATTCTGTTATCGGAGTCTATGAGGACAGAATTTACTCCCTGCATACCACTCGTACTCCAGAGTTTCTCGGGCTGGATGCTCAGCTCAGCCCGTGGACAGGCCACGGTCTGCAGGAACTCAATCGGGCGTTACAAGATGTTGTCGTCGGGGTTTTGGATACAGGGGTCTGGCCTGAATCAAAGTCCTTCAACGACGTCGATATGCCGGATGTGCCATCCAGATGGCGCGGCGAATGTGAATCTACGCATGATTTCAATCCCAAAATCCACTGCAATAAGAAACTTATTGGTGCGAGGTTTTTCTccaaaggttatactcaaatgGTGTCGAGTTTGAAGATGAAGGATTTGCAATCCCCGCGCGATTTCGATGGCCATGGAACTCACACGGCAAGCACTGCCGCTGGGTCTGAAGTGGCGAACGCCAGTCTCTTTGGGTACGCGAGGGGAAAAGCCCGAGGTATGGCCACCCACGCCAGATTGGCGACCTACAAAGTTTGCTGGAAAACAGGTTGTCTTGGTTCCGACATACTAGCCGGAATGGACCGTGCAATACGCGACGGAGTCGACGTCTTATCTTTATCCCTTGGCGGTGGATCTGAGACTTACGCGCGCGATACAATCGCGATAGGAGCTTTCTCTGCGATGGAGAGGGGGATTTTCGTGTCATGTTCAGCAGGAAATAGTGGGCCTGCTAAATCTTCACTGACGAATGTTGCGCCATGGATTATGACTGTTGGTGCCGGCTCAATAGACCGGGATTTTCCGGCGTTTGCCACATTAGGAAACGGGAAGAAGTACACTGGGGTATCATTGTACAGTGGAAAAGACATGGGTAAGGAGGTGGTGGAATTAGTGTACAATAAAGGCAAGAACAGTTCCAACAATTTGTGCTTAGCAGGATCCCTAGATCCAACAATAGTTCGTGGGAAAGTGGTGCTGTGTGACAGAGGGATCAACGCGAGGGTGGAGAAAGGTGCGGTGGTGAGGGACGCTGGTGGGGTTGGAATGATACTGGCGAACACGGCGGAGAGCGGGGAGGAGCTGGTAGCAGACAGCCACCTATTGCCGACGGTAGCAGTCGGGAGGAAAGTGGGTGATAAGATAAGACAGTACGTGAAAACCCAGAAGAACCCGAAGGCGCTTCTGGGCTTCGGTGGGACGGTGGTGAACGTGAAACCGTCTCCGGTTGTGGCGGCGTTCAGTTCGAGGGGGCCCAACACGATCACGCCGCAGATATTAAAGCCGGATATTATCGGGCCGGGTGTGAATGTATTGGCAGCTTGGTCTGAAGCAGTCGGGCCCACCGGACTTGAGCTAGACACTAGAAAGAGTCGGTTCAACATCATATCTG GCACGTCCATGTCCTGCCCGCACATCTCTGGCCTAGCAGCCCTGCTAAAAGCAGCGCATCCAAACTGGAGCCCGAGTGCAATCAAATCCGCCTTGATGACCACTGCCTACGTACTTGACACCACCAACTCCCCCCTTCGCGATGCAGCCGACTACTCACTCTCCACACCATTTGCTCATGGTTCCGGCCATGTCGACCCTCAGAGAGCCCTCTACCCTGGACTCGTATATGATGCCACCCCTCAAGATTACATCACCTTTCTCTGCTCTCTAAACTACACAGTAGGAATGATTGAAACCATCTCGAAACGTCCTAATGTCACTTGTGACAGGAGATTTCATGACCCTGGCCAGCTTAACTATCCGTCTTTCTCAGTGTTGTTTGGTAAGTCCAGGGTCGTTCGATACTCTCGGGAACTGACCAATGTTGGAGCAGCTGGGTCTGTCTACAAGGTTTCTGTTGAAACTCCATCAAACGTGGCGGTGATTGTTAAACCGTCGAGCCTTCTTTTCAAGATGGTGGGGGACAAAAGACGTTTCACAGCAACATTCGTTTTGAAGAAGGGCACGAATGGATCTTCAGGGAATGGGTTTGGGTCGATTACTTGGAGTAACGCTCAGCATCAAGTGAAGAGCCCGGTTTCGTTCTCGTGGGTCCGGGTCTGA